The sequence below is a genomic window from Aureispira sp. CCB-E.
TTTTTCTTTTTAAAAGAATCGTGCCTATTTTGCCCTCCAATCTCTCAAAACAAAAATACCAACTCAATGAAACGATATTTTTATAGTGTAATCGCCCTTTTGTTATATTGCTCTTTCACACAAGCCCAACAAATGGGTTTTGGAGCAAAAGGAGGCTTGTTAGTTGGCACACAACAAAGTAAACGTGCTTTAATTTCTTATCATGCTGACCTTGTTTTTGAATCAATGGGAAAATGGCAAGGCGAAAACACCCCTCGACGCTTGGGTTTTGTCGCGCAATTGGGATACCACAGAAGAGGGGCTTCTTATAATTCTGGTTTCTTTGGCACCAATACCTTTGTTGTCAACGATCTTTTTCACAATATTTCTTTAGCTACCTTATTAAAAGGAAATTTTAGGCTTAGCCCAAGTGTTTTGCCTTATTATGCAGCAGGGGTTCGATTAGATGTAACAGTCGCCAACGATGTTGTTAATAATTTGGATGCTCAAGGTGTTACGCCACTTAATTTTGGATTTTGGTTGGGTGCTGGCATTGACTGGGAACCTCCTAAATTACCATTTGGCTTATTTTTTGAAATCAATGTAAGTCCTGATGTAACGCCACAAGTGTTTTTCAGGCGGGGAACACAGGTGCAATATGTAGATCCGTTTAGATCAACTACTTCTGTTAGAACATTTAGTGAAGATTATAAAATTATCAACCTAAGTATTGAAGTTACCCTTGGAGTTAAGTTTATTATTAGAAAAGACGTAGAACCAGAGAGCTATTAGGCTCTCTTTTGTGCACAGTATAAGCTGTTGAGTTTATTTTCTTTTGCTGCAATTTCTTGCTTTACTAGTTTCAAAACATGAATCCAACTATAATTCGTTACAACTTGTTTTAACAGTAGGTTTAAATACTAGTTTATGAGTTTAATTGTCGTACAATATTTTTATGATTTGCCAGCATTGTCTTTAGCTAAAAGGCAATTAGAAGCTGCTGGTATTGAAACGGTCACTAGAGATGAATTGACCTTGCAGGTATACAGTATAGAAGCAAGAGCGACTGGAGGCGCTAAATTGCTGGTTCACAAAAAGGATTATGCAAAAGCTTCTCAAATTTTGATAGAAGGAGGGTTTATTACAGCCAATGAAAACCCAAAAGATTTCTGGATTGTAGATTTTCTAGACACTCTTTCAAGACCCATTCCGGGGGTAAAACAGCTTCCAAAAGAGCTTCGTATTGTTATCGTTTGCTTTATTCTCATTGCTATTCCCTTTGGCTTAGCATTGCTTATGTCTATTTAAAAACATAGTTTAGGATGTCTCACTGTCTTCTTGATAAAGCTCTGGAGCTGCTTTTTTCATACGTTCGTAATCTTTGATCAACCAATAATACACCAAGGTAGCAACACCATACATAACGACTGTCATCATAAAAATATTCACATAAGCAACTTCCCAAGCTCTCAAAACACCAAAAATAACAGAGCTAAAAAACCAAGCTCCCGACCAAATAGATGCATTTAAAGCGCCCATCATTTCTTGATTTCGTTCTCCAACATAATACATTGTCATTTCGGTAATCGCAGGTGAAGCAACTTGCATCAATGGTTGACGAATCAAAAAGGCCACTACCGCTATCATAGCAGCCCATTCCCAATTGGCATACCACTCTGTTGACGCCATAATAAACAAAGCGCCAACAGCCAAAGTTTGAAAACCATTGACAACTACATTGTAGCCCCATTTTCGTCGAATTGCAGGGACAAATAGCATGACAATAGTTACCAATACAAAGCTCAAAGAGCCAAACAAAGAAAATGCTTTGGAATCAATACCGTGCACGCCCAAGAAAAATAAATTGATAAATGGAATGGTTAAGCCTGCTCCTGTTGCAATTAATATAGTTGGAAAAACAGCGATACCTATTTTCTTCCACTCATAAGCATGCAAAAAGGTTTGAATAGGCACACGATTCGAGATATTTTCCTTTACCTTAATTTTAGAAACAAACCAAACACTTGTAAAGCCTAACAAACCAAATACTTTTAAGACTGTTCCCTCTGTAAAAAAATTAGGCGCAATAGAATTTAAAATATAATTCAACATACCTGAGACAAAAGCCGTTGCACTAAATACTTGAAAATAAAGCGTAACTGCTTCTGAATGTCGTTCTTTAGGCGTATTTAATATAATAAATGGCATTGCTGTTACACTAATACAAATTGTTCCCATTCCAAACAAAAAAACCAATACATAGACCATTTTTGTATAACCGTATTCCAAAGCGAATAGAACAGACAAAATGAATGTTGGTGTAATAACAGAAGCTAAACGAAAAAATTTAAGTAGTTCTCTCCCTTTTATTAATAATCCTAATGGAAAGGCAAATAAGACAACCGCAGCATACTTATAAGAAATTAAATGTGCTATTTCACTATCGACATAACCTAATTTTTTTAAATGAAAATTGAACAATATGAACAGGGATGCGTCTATCAATTGTATAAAGAACACCGCCCCCATTAGGTAAAGAATGTGAGAAGGAACTTTAGCAAAATCACTAAGTATTCTTTTTATCATAACAATTGTTTCCTATTTTTTAGATATTAACGTAGTTCAAAACTTGGTTCAAATGTACAGCGTTTTGCTTTAAATAGTAGATGTTGTATCAAAATCTTTAATCATGCCTTTGTCTTATTAGTACTTATTTTAAATAGAAAAATATCCTATCATTATCCTAATAAAAATGTCAAACTATGTTATTGGAATCTATTCTTACAGTTATTATTATCAATACAATTGGTTTCGTTTGGGGATACACCCAACAAAGCGATAAAGCTACCGACTTATTTTATAGCATTAGTTTTGCTTCTTTGACAGGAGTGTTGTGGTTTCAAGGAGCCAATAGCTGGATGCACCACTTATTGCTCCTTATGATTATGAGTTGGAGCATTCGGTTAGGAAGCTATCTATTTAAACGTATCCATGCTATGAATAAAGACGATCGTTTTGATAAATTACGGCAGAATTTCATTCGTTTTGCTGGTTTTTGGTTACTTCAAGCAAGTAGTGTTTTAATTTTATCCATCCCTATTATTATCATTTACCAAACCCCTAATATCATTTTAACACCAATTCATGTTTTAGGTCTGTTGATTTGGTTGTTTGGTTTTATTATAGAAACGATTGCCGATCAACAAAAATTTACTT
It includes:
- a CDS encoding putative signal transducing protein; the protein is MSLIVVQYFYDLPALSLAKRQLEAAGIETVTRDELTLQVYSIEARATGGAKLLVHKKDYAKASQILIEGGFITANENPKDFWIVDFLDTLSRPIPGVKQLPKELRIVIVCFILIAIPFGLALLMSI
- a CDS encoding MFS transporter; this encodes MIKRILSDFAKVPSHILYLMGAVFFIQLIDASLFILFNFHLKKLGYVDSEIAHLISYKYAAVVLFAFPLGLLIKGRELLKFFRLASVITPTFILSVLFALEYGYTKMVYVLVFLFGMGTICISVTAMPFIILNTPKERHSEAVTLYFQVFSATAFVSGMLNYILNSIAPNFFTEGTVLKVFGLLGFTSVWFVSKIKVKENISNRVPIQTFLHAYEWKKIGIAVFPTILIATGAGLTIPFINLFFLGVHGIDSKAFSLFGSLSFVLVTIVMLFVPAIRRKWGYNVVVNGFQTLAVGALFIMASTEWYANWEWAAMIAVVAFLIRQPLMQVASPAITEMTMYYVGERNQEMMGALNASIWSGAWFFSSVIFGVLRAWEVAYVNIFMMTVVMYGVATLVYYWLIKDYERMKKAAPELYQEDSETS
- a CDS encoding DUF1295 domain-containing protein, which gives rise to MLLESILTVIIINTIGFVWGYTQQSDKATDLFYSISFASLTGVLWFQGANSWMHHLLLLMIMSWSIRLGSYLFKRIHAMNKDDRFDKLRQNFIRFAGFWLLQASSVLILSIPIIIIYQTPNIILTPIHVLGLLIWLFGFIIETIADQQKFTFRQNPTNNGQFIQSGLWQYVQHPNYTGEILCWIGIFICATPSLQKWEWLAIISPLWIIFLLVFVSGIPLLQKAAQKKYGHLESYQNYQKNTSLLVPFLY